The following coding sequences are from one Ramlibacter henchirensis window:
- a CDS encoding STAS domain-containing protein, translating to MPKDESSGILSKVVKFVRNPASSWSEGAPDSEQESNYSKQMLKEMIERKRRNDFVRKREFDMLRKMRRSEVMAGQDPAARPSFFQSSMPSKPDDRASTLKKIDEIEAQMSMQWWKTKHGAEAVRTGSSAFPTSSVPPESSRAPVATEHGGVPRPQPAPVRPAAAPAALNHFQQRTEPMPLATPAPAQPKAAPPVLDALEWDVPAAAPPAARAPSVVPAAAVRAPVKPPAPAAARPVAAPGTGAPAESVPPSGGFSSSKLAAVDVEEFAHDPELEEAAIRFANGDDAGAEAGLMEVLRPGGSRIDHDETWLTLFDLYRATGQQDRFESVAIEFAGRFGRSAPQWISLPEAVGRMGAAASPASGGAFSADWTCPSSLGTQTLAALNAALARFPQPWRLSWTKLVTIEEPALEGLTRLFTQWATQPVQLRFIGAENLENLLRAATPSGDKGVNPAWWRLRMEVLRVMHRPDEFELVALDYCVTYEVSPPSWESARCDYKPLQADGSAVAGHTIIGEAFRDSLSSNIGFGDTQAAGLSSQMAQVATVELAGQILGDAKDAIDMLDSKLVGADIMVISCARLIRIDFTAAGTLLNWVSARQHEGRQVQFVEVHRLVAAFYNVIGISEHSRVIARRD from the coding sequence ATGCCCAAGGACGAGAGCTCCGGAATCCTTTCCAAGGTCGTCAAGTTCGTCCGCAACCCGGCATCGAGCTGGTCGGAGGGCGCGCCCGATTCCGAGCAGGAGAGCAACTACTCCAAGCAGATGCTCAAGGAGATGATCGAGCGCAAGCGGCGCAACGACTTCGTCCGCAAGCGCGAGTTCGACATGCTCCGCAAGATGCGCCGCAGCGAGGTGATGGCGGGCCAGGACCCGGCGGCGCGCCCCTCGTTCTTCCAGAGCTCTATGCCGTCCAAGCCGGACGACCGCGCCAGCACGCTCAAGAAGATCGACGAGATCGAGGCGCAGATGTCCATGCAGTGGTGGAAGACCAAGCATGGCGCCGAGGCCGTGCGCACCGGCAGCAGCGCCTTTCCCACCTCCAGCGTGCCGCCCGAGTCCAGTCGCGCCCCGGTCGCAACGGAGCACGGCGGCGTGCCGCGCCCGCAACCTGCGCCCGTGCGGCCGGCGGCGGCACCTGCAGCGCTCAACCACTTCCAGCAGCGCACCGAACCGATGCCACTGGCGACGCCGGCCCCCGCGCAGCCGAAGGCCGCGCCGCCGGTCCTCGACGCGCTCGAGTGGGATGTTCCGGCTGCCGCGCCCCCCGCCGCGCGTGCACCTTCAGTGGTCCCCGCCGCTGCGGTGCGTGCGCCCGTCAAGCCACCCGCGCCGGCGGCCGCTCGGCCCGTCGCGGCTCCGGGAACCGGCGCGCCCGCCGAATCCGTCCCACCCAGTGGCGGCTTCTCGTCCTCCAAGCTGGCCGCGGTCGACGTCGAGGAATTCGCGCACGACCCCGAACTGGAAGAAGCCGCCATCCGCTTCGCCAACGGCGATGACGCCGGAGCCGAAGCCGGCCTGATGGAAGTGCTGCGCCCGGGCGGCTCGCGCATCGACCACGACGAGACGTGGCTGACGCTGTTCGACCTGTACCGCGCCACCGGGCAGCAGGATCGCTTCGAGAGCGTGGCCATCGAATTCGCCGGCCGCTTCGGCCGCTCGGCGCCGCAGTGGATCTCGCTGCCCGAGGCGGTGGGCAGGATGGGCGCCGCCGCGTCGCCCGCCAGTGGCGGCGCCTTCTCGGCGGACTGGACCTGCCCCTCGAGCCTGGGCACGCAGACCTTGGCCGCGCTCAACGCCGCGCTGGCCCGCTTCCCGCAGCCGTGGCGGCTGTCGTGGACCAAGCTGGTGACGATCGAAGAGCCGGCGCTCGAAGGCCTCACGCGCCTGTTCACGCAGTGGGCGACGCAACCGGTGCAGCTGCGCTTCATCGGCGCGGAAAATCTCGAGAACCTGCTGCGCGCCGCCACGCCGTCGGGCGACAAGGGCGTGAATCCCGCCTGGTGGCGCCTGCGCATGGAGGTGCTGCGCGTCATGCACCGGCCCGACGAGTTCGAGCTGGTCGCGCTGGACTACTGCGTGACCTACGAGGTCTCTCCGCCCTCGTGGGAGAGCGCGCGATGCGACTACAAGCCGCTGCAGGCCGATGGCAGCGCGGTGGCGGGCCACACCATCATCGGCGAGGCGTTCCGCGACTCGCTGAGCTCCAACATCGGCTTCGGCGACACGCAGGCGGCCGGGCTCTCGTCGCAGATGGCGCAGGTGGCGACGGTGGAACTCGCTGGGCAGATCCTCGGCGATGCCAAGGACGCCATCGACATGCTCGACAGCAAGCTGGTCGGCGCCGACATCATGGTGATCTCGTGTGCGCGCCTCATCCGCATCGACTTCACCGCGGCCGGCACGCTGCTCAACTGGGTGAGCGCGCGGCAGCACGAGGGCCGGCAGGTCCAGTTCGTCGAAGTGCACCGCCTCGTCGCCGCGTTCTACAACGTCATCGGCATCAGCGAGCACTCGCGCGTCATCGCCCGGCGCGACTGA
- the hslV gene encoding ATP-dependent protease subunit HslV — MEQFHGTTIVSVRRKMPDGRWQVAIGGDGQVTLGNVVVKGSARKVRRLYHDKVLAGFAGATADAFTLFERFEGKLEKHQGHLVRSAIELTKDWRTDRVLRRLEAMLAVADRESSLIITGNGDVLEPEQGIIAIGSGGSYAQAAARALLENTDFGARDIVKKSLEIAGELCIYTNMNHTIEVLE; from the coding sequence ATGGAACAATTTCACGGCACGACCATCGTCAGCGTGCGGCGCAAGATGCCGGACGGCCGCTGGCAGGTGGCGATCGGGGGCGATGGCCAGGTGACCCTGGGCAACGTCGTCGTCAAGGGCTCGGCCCGCAAGGTGCGCAGGCTCTACCACGACAAGGTGCTCGCCGGATTCGCCGGCGCCACGGCCGACGCCTTCACGCTGTTCGAGCGTTTCGAAGGCAAGCTGGAAAAGCACCAGGGCCACCTGGTGCGCTCGGCGATCGAACTCACCAAGGACTGGCGCACCGACCGCGTGCTGCGCCGGCTGGAAGCGATGCTGGCGGTGGCCGACCGAGAGTCGTCCCTGATCATCACCGGCAACGGCGACGTGCTCGAGCCGGAGCAGGGGATCATCGCCATCGGCTCGGGCGGCTCGTATGCGCAGGCCGCGGCGCGCGCTCTGCTGGAGAACACCGACTTTGGCGCTCGCGACATCGTCAAGAAGTCGCTCGAAATCGCGGGCGAGCTGTGCATCTACACGAACATGAACCACACGATCGAGGTGCTCGAGTGA
- the hslU gene encoding ATP-dependent protease ATPase subunit HslU translates to MSSMTPQEIVSELDRHIVGQAEAKRAVAIALRNRWRRQQVDEKLRPEITPKNILMIGPTGVGKTEIARRLARLADAPFIKVEATKFTEVGYVGKDVDSIVRDLAEIAVKQTRVAEMRKVRTRAEDAAEDRVLDVLIPGVSADSAARQSFRKKLRENQLDDKEIEIDVAEARPQLEVMGPAGMEEMTEQLRGLFSQFGGQRRKTRKLKIAEAMKLLVEEESARLVNEDEIKAQAIHNAEQNGIVFIDEIDKVASRSEHAGADVSRQGVQRDLLPLVEGTTVSTKYGPVRTDHILFIASGAFHLSKPSDLIPELQGRLPIRVELQSLSVQDFEAILTSTHASLVKQYQALLATEGVQLAFTPEGITRLANIAYDVNERTENIGARRLATVMERLLDEVSFEAARLGGQTVNIDAAYVDARLGELSRNEDLSRYIL, encoded by the coding sequence GTGAGCAGCATGACGCCCCAGGAGATCGTGTCCGAGCTGGACCGCCACATCGTCGGGCAGGCCGAGGCGAAGCGGGCCGTGGCCATCGCGTTGCGCAACCGCTGGCGCCGCCAGCAGGTCGACGAGAAGCTCCGCCCGGAGATCACGCCCAAGAACATCCTCATGATTGGCCCCACCGGCGTGGGCAAGACCGAGATCGCGCGGCGCCTGGCCAGGCTGGCCGATGCGCCCTTCATCAAAGTCGAAGCGACGAAGTTCACCGAGGTCGGCTACGTCGGCAAGGACGTGGACTCGATCGTGCGCGACCTGGCCGAGATCGCCGTCAAGCAGACGCGCGTGGCCGAGATGCGAAAGGTGCGCACCCGCGCGGAGGACGCGGCCGAGGACCGGGTGCTGGACGTGCTGATCCCCGGTGTCTCCGCCGACAGCGCGGCGCGCCAGTCGTTCCGCAAGAAGCTGCGCGAGAACCAGCTGGACGACAAGGAGATCGAGATCGACGTCGCCGAGGCGCGGCCGCAGCTCGAAGTGATGGGCCCTGCCGGCATGGAGGAGATGACCGAGCAGCTGCGCGGCCTGTTCTCGCAATTCGGCGGGCAGCGGCGCAAGACGCGCAAGCTGAAGATCGCCGAAGCGATGAAGCTGCTGGTGGAAGAGGAGTCCGCGCGGTTGGTCAACGAGGACGAGATCAAGGCCCAGGCGATCCACAACGCCGAGCAGAACGGCATCGTGTTCATCGACGAGATCGACAAGGTGGCTTCACGCAGTGAGCACGCCGGCGCCGATGTCTCCCGCCAAGGCGTGCAGCGCGACCTGCTGCCGCTGGTGGAGGGCACGACCGTCTCCACCAAATACGGGCCCGTGCGCACCGACCACATCCTGTTCATCGCGAGCGGCGCGTTTCATCTCTCCAAGCCCAGCGACCTGATCCCCGAGCTGCAAGGCCGGCTGCCGATCCGCGTCGAGCTGCAGTCGCTCTCGGTGCAGGACTTCGAAGCCATCCTCACCAGCACGCACGCTTCGCTCGTCAAGCAGTACCAGGCGCTGCTCGCCACCGAAGGCGTGCAGCTCGCCTTCACGCCCGAAGGCATCACGCGGCTGGCGAACATCGCCTACGACGTCAACGAGCGCACCGAGAACATCGGCGCGCGGCGGCTCGCGACGGTGATGGAGCGCCTGCTGGATGAGGTGAGCTTCGAGGCAGCGCGCCTGGGCGGGCAAACCGTGAACATCGACGCTGCGTATGTCGATGCACGGCTGGGCGAGCTCAGCCGCAACGAAGATCTCTCGCGGTACATCCTTTGA
- the mraZ gene encoding division/cell wall cluster transcriptional repressor MraZ, translating into MFQGASSVSLDAKGRLSVPTRHRDVLSATAGNQLTITKHPHGCLMIFPRPEWEQFRARIAALPMDAQWWKRIFLGNAMDVELDGTGRVLVSPELRAAAGIERETMLLGMGNHFELWDKATYEAKEAEAMRGQMPDVFKDFSF; encoded by the coding sequence GTGTTCCAGGGCGCTTCGTCGGTCAGTCTCGATGCCAAGGGTCGGCTCTCCGTGCCGACCCGGCACCGCGACGTGCTGTCCGCGACTGCCGGCAACCAGCTGACGATCACGAAGCATCCGCATGGGTGCCTGATGATCTTCCCGCGACCCGAGTGGGAACAATTTCGCGCCCGTATCGCAGCGTTACCGATGGACGCGCAGTGGTGGAAGAGAATCTTCCTGGGCAACGCGATGGACGTCGAGCTCGATGGCACCGGACGCGTTCTCGTCTCTCCTGAGCTGCGCGCCGCCGCCGGCATCGAGCGCGAAACCATGCTGCTGGGCATGGGCAACCACTTCGAACTTTGGGACAAGGCCACGTACGAGGCCAAGGAGGCCGAGGCAATGCGCGGCCAGATGCCCGACGTCTTCAAGGACTTCTCTTTCTGA
- the rsmH gene encoding 16S rRNA (cytosine(1402)-N(4))-methyltransferase RsmH, with protein MDTQWQHTTVLLTEAIEALITRPDATYVDATFGRGGHSRLLLSKLAPQGRLIAFDKDPEAVAEASRIADPRFSIRHEAFTSIAALPPASVAGVLLDLGVSSPQIDNPARGFSFRADGPLDMRMDPTRGQSVAQWLATAEQGQIAEVIRDYGEERFAVQIAKALVARRQERGPVSTTAELAHLVAGAVKTREPGQDPATRTFQALRIFINAELEELQEALGAALDILQPQGRLVVISFHSLEDRIVKQFIAKHSREVVDRRVPFAAPRAMKLRALDRIKPSAQEVAANPRARSAILRVAERTQA; from the coding sequence GTGGACACCCAATGGCAACACACCACCGTCCTGTTGACCGAAGCGATCGAAGCGCTGATCACCAGGCCGGATGCAACCTACGTCGACGCCACGTTCGGCCGCGGCGGGCATTCGCGCCTGCTGCTCTCGAAGCTGGCGCCGCAGGGGCGCCTCATCGCCTTCGACAAGGACCCGGAAGCCGTGGCCGAAGCGTCACGCATCGCGGACCCGCGCTTTTCCATCCGGCACGAAGCCTTCACGTCGATCGCCGCGCTGCCGCCGGCGAGCGTCGCGGGCGTGCTGCTGGACCTGGGCGTGAGTTCGCCGCAGATCGACAACCCGGCGCGCGGTTTCTCGTTCCGCGCCGACGGGCCGCTGGACATGCGCATGGATCCCACGCGGGGGCAGAGCGTGGCGCAGTGGTTGGCAACGGCCGAGCAGGGCCAGATCGCGGAGGTGATTCGTGACTACGGCGAAGAACGGTTTGCTGTTCAGATTGCAAAGGCGCTTGTCGCTCGCCGACAGGAACGGGGCCCTGTTTCAACCACCGCCGAGCTGGCCCACCTCGTGGCTGGCGCGGTCAAAACCCGCGAGCCGGGCCAGGATCCTGCAACGCGCACATTTCAGGCTCTTCGGATTTTCATCAACGCCGAGCTTGAAGAGCTGCAGGAAGCGCTAGGGGCCGCCTTGGACATCCTGCAACCACAGGGACGGCTCGTGGTGATCAGCTTCCATTCGCTGGAAGACCGCATCGTCAAGCAGTTCATCGCGAAGCATTCGCGCGAGGTGGTCGACCGCCGCGTGCCTTTCGCCGCGCCGCGTGCGATGAAGCTGCGCGCGCTGGATCGCATCAAGCCGTCGGCGCAAGAAGTGGCCGCGAATCCTCGCGCGCGCAGCGCGATCCTGCGGGTTGCCGAGAGGACGCAAGCGTGA
- the ftsL gene encoding cell division protein FtsL: protein MTRLNLVLLLAVLLSAMHLVQVQYESRRLYTEIERAQGDARRLEIEHERLQVEKRAQATPLRVERLAKDQLQMRPATPAITQYVSPDGRVQP from the coding sequence GTGACCCGCCTCAACCTCGTCCTCCTGCTCGCCGTCCTCCTCAGCGCCATGCACCTGGTGCAGGTGCAGTACGAGTCGCGCCGGCTCTACACGGAGATCGAGCGCGCGCAGGGCGACGCCCGGCGGCTGGAGATCGAGCACGAACGCCTGCAGGTGGAAAAGCGCGCCCAGGCCACGCCGCTGCGTGTCGAGCGCCTGGCCAAGGACCAGCTGCAGATGCGGCCGGCCACGCCGGCCATCACCCAGTACGTCTCGCCGGACGGGAGGGTGCAGCCATGA
- a CDS encoding peptidoglycan D,D-transpeptidase FtsI family protein, which produces MTRSVLYTSSPLLASKTPVWRSKFIVAGLALGFAVLAGRAAWVQVLGNDFFRRQGEVRFARTLELPANRGRILDRNGLLLATSVPTPSIWAIPEDIERDKVKLAQLARLLEMTPAELGKKLEDEDKTFVWLKRQVEESVAQQVSALGLKGIYQRKEYKRQYPEGESAAHVVGFTNVEDRGQEGMELAFHDDLAGRPGSRRVIKDRLGRIVEDVGQQVPPVDGRDLQLSIDSKVQFFAWQKLRDAVAEHKAKAGSVVVLDVQTGEVLALANYPSYSPARRQNLTGAQLRNRALTDTFEPGSTMKPFVAALALEKGLVRPDTPIQTAPGRISIGGSTITDAHPHGVLTVSQVIQKSSNVGTVKMAMQMAPRDMWELYTQVGFGQKPQVPFPGSVSGRLRPAKTWKPIEQATMSYGYGLSASLFQLARAYSVFARDGELVPVTMLKAQGPAAGLRVLDPGHAQAVRKMLHMATGPGGTAPKAQAMGYSVGGKTGTAHKQEGRGYADKKYRGFFVGMAPIEQPRIVVAVMIDEPSGGKYFGGDVAAPVFSATVQQTLRMLGVQPDMNVKPQVVVDAVEESF; this is translated from the coding sequence ATGACCCGGAGCGTGCTCTACACCTCCAGCCCGCTGCTGGCGAGCAAGACGCCGGTCTGGCGCAGCAAGTTCATCGTGGCCGGGCTCGCGCTCGGCTTCGCGGTGCTGGCCGGCCGCGCCGCGTGGGTGCAGGTGCTGGGCAACGACTTCTTCCGTCGCCAAGGTGAAGTGCGGTTCGCTCGCACCCTCGAACTGCCGGCAAATCGCGGCCGCATCCTGGATCGCAACGGCCTGCTGCTGGCCACCAGCGTGCCGACGCCCAGCATCTGGGCGATCCCCGAGGACATCGAGCGGGACAAGGTCAAGCTCGCGCAACTGGCGCGCCTGCTGGAGATGACGCCGGCCGAACTCGGGAAGAAGCTGGAAGACGAGGACAAGACGTTCGTCTGGCTCAAGCGCCAGGTCGAGGAATCCGTGGCGCAGCAGGTTTCGGCGCTCGGCCTCAAGGGCATCTACCAGCGCAAGGAATACAAGCGCCAGTACCCCGAGGGCGAGTCCGCCGCGCACGTGGTCGGCTTCACCAACGTGGAGGACCGGGGACAGGAAGGGATGGAACTCGCGTTCCACGACGACCTGGCCGGCCGGCCCGGCTCGCGGCGCGTGATCAAGGACCGCCTCGGCCGCATCGTCGAGGACGTGGGCCAGCAGGTGCCGCCGGTGGACGGCCGCGACCTGCAGCTGTCGATCGACAGCAAGGTGCAGTTCTTCGCCTGGCAGAAGCTGCGCGACGCGGTGGCCGAGCACAAGGCCAAGGCGGGCAGCGTGGTGGTGCTGGACGTGCAGACCGGCGAGGTGCTGGCGCTGGCCAACTACCCGAGCTACTCGCCCGCCAGGCGCCAGAACCTCACCGGCGCCCAGCTTCGCAACCGCGCGCTCACCGACACCTTCGAGCCGGGCTCGACGATGAAGCCCTTCGTCGCGGCGCTGGCGCTGGAAAAAGGCCTGGTGCGCCCCGACACGCCGATCCAGACCGCGCCGGGCCGCATCTCCATCGGCGGATCCACGATCACCGACGCGCACCCGCATGGCGTGCTCACCGTCAGCCAGGTGATCCAGAAGTCGAGCAACGTCGGCACGGTGAAGATGGCCATGCAGATGGCGCCGCGCGACATGTGGGAGCTGTACACGCAGGTCGGCTTCGGCCAGAAGCCGCAGGTGCCTTTCCCCGGTTCCGTGAGCGGCCGGCTGCGTCCCGCCAAGACGTGGAAGCCGATCGAGCAGGCGACCATGAGCTACGGCTACGGCCTGTCCGCCAGCCTGTTCCAGCTGGCGCGTGCCTACAGCGTGTTCGCTCGCGACGGCGAGCTGGTGCCCGTGACGATGCTCAAGGCGCAGGGCCCGGCCGCAGGTTTGCGCGTGCTCGACCCCGGCCACGCGCAGGCGGTGCGCAAGATGCTGCACATGGCCACCGGCCCCGGCGGCACGGCGCCCAAGGCGCAGGCCATGGGCTACTCGGTGGGCGGCAAGACCGGCACCGCGCACAAGCAGGAAGGCCGCGGCTACGCCGACAAGAAGTACCGCGGCTTCTTCGTCGGCATGGCGCCGATCGAGCAGCCTCGCATCGTGGTGGCCGTGATGATCGACGAGCCCAGCGGGGGCAAGTACTTCGGCGGCGACGTCGCCGCGCCGGTGTTCAGCGCCACCGTGCAGCAGACGCTGCGCATGCTGGGCGTGCAGCCCGACATGAACGTCAAGCCGCAGGTCGTGGTCGACGCCGTGGAGGAGTCGTTCTGA
- a CDS encoding UDP-N-acetylmuramoyl-L-alanyl-D-glutamate--2,6-diaminopimelate ligase codes for MQQLRTPEEAARWLRGRVRGSLSCDSRRVRAGDGFIAWPGAATDGRKHVGSALANGAAACLVEHEGVEAFAFRDESVATYAQLKAATGPIAAEYFSHPSGQLQVLAVTGTNGKTSTAWWLAQALSQLEGDAWPCAVIGTLGTGRPPHLESSGLTTPDPVLLQSELRRFADQGLKACAIEASSIGLVERRLDGTRIAVAVFTNFTQDHLDYHGTMDSYWAAKSELFRWPGLRAAVVNIEDLKGAELLADMQGSGLDLWSVSCEREARLQAVDIGYGPQGLRFTVAEGEERHGVTTGLIGQFNVANLLGVIATMRTLGVSLADAARACCGLMPVPGRMECLQHPGQPLVAVDYAHTPDALDKALLALRPLAEQRQGRLWCVFGCGGDRDPTKRPVMAAVAEKNADRVVVTSDNPRSEKPEVIISQILLGLTHHASVEVQADRAQAIAETVAAAAPQDVVLLAGKGHETYQEVAGVKHPFDDRVHARKALEARA; via the coding sequence ATGCAGCAGCTGCGCACGCCCGAGGAAGCCGCTCGCTGGCTGCGCGGCCGCGTGCGCGGCTCGCTCAGCTGCGACAGCCGCCGCGTGCGCGCCGGCGACGGCTTCATAGCCTGGCCGGGCGCCGCGACCGACGGCCGCAAGCACGTGGGCTCCGCGCTCGCGAACGGCGCGGCCGCATGCCTGGTCGAGCACGAGGGCGTCGAAGCGTTCGCTTTCCGGGACGAGTCCGTCGCCACCTATGCGCAGCTGAAGGCGGCCACCGGCCCGATCGCCGCCGAGTATTTCAGCCATCCCAGCGGGCAACTGCAGGTGCTGGCCGTGACCGGCACCAACGGCAAGACGTCCACCGCGTGGTGGCTGGCGCAGGCGCTGTCGCAGCTCGAAGGCGATGCCTGGCCGTGCGCGGTGATCGGCACGCTGGGCACGGGCCGTCCGCCGCACCTCGAATCGAGCGGCCTCACCACGCCCGACCCGGTGCTGCTGCAGTCCGAGCTCCGCCGCTTCGCCGACCAGGGCCTGAAGGCCTGCGCGATCGAGGCCTCCTCCATCGGCCTGGTCGAGCGCCGTCTGGACGGCACGCGCATCGCCGTGGCGGTGTTCACCAATTTCACGCAGGACCACCTGGACTACCACGGCACGATGGACTCGTACTGGGCGGCCAAGTCGGAGCTGTTCCGTTGGCCGGGCCTGCGCGCCGCGGTGGTGAACATCGAAGACCTCAAGGGCGCCGAACTGCTGGCCGACATGCAGGGCAGCGGCCTGGACCTGTGGTCCGTCTCCTGCGAGCGCGAGGCCCGCTTGCAAGCGGTCGACATCGGTTACGGCCCCCAGGGGCTGCGCTTCACCGTCGCGGAAGGCGAGGAGCGTCACGGCGTCACGACGGGCCTGATCGGCCAGTTCAATGTCGCCAACCTGCTGGGCGTGATCGCGACGATGCGCACCCTCGGCGTCTCCCTCGCGGACGCGGCGCGCGCCTGCTGTGGACTGATGCCGGTGCCGGGGCGCATGGAGTGCCTGCAGCACCCGGGCCAGCCCCTGGTGGCGGTGGACTACGCGCACACGCCGGACGCGCTGGACAAGGCGCTGCTGGCCCTGCGGCCGCTCGCCGAGCAGCGCCAGGGGCGCCTGTGGTGCGTGTTCGGCTGCGGCGGCGACCGCGATCCGACCAAGCGTCCGGTGATGGCGGCGGTCGCCGAGAAGAATGCCGACCGCGTCGTGGTCACCAGCGACAACCCGCGCAGCGAGAAACCCGAGGTCATCATCAGCCAGATCCTTCTCGGCCTCACGCACCACGCCAGCGTCGAAGTGCAGGCCGACCGCGCGCAGGCCATCGCCGAGACGGTGGCCGCTGCCGCACCCCAGGACGTGGTCCTGCTCGCCGGCAAGGGCCACGAGACGTACCAGGAGGTCGCGGGCGTCAAGCACCCGTTCGACGACCGCGTGCATGCGCGCAAGGCGCTGGAGGCGAGGGCATGA